CGGACACGACAGGTCCGCGGATGATCTCCTTCACTTTGCCTTTGAACTGGTTACGTACGTTGATCGCGGAAATGCTCATATCGGATAGCTCCGTGGGTCGATGAAAAAGTGGCCGGGCAACGTCTATTAATCCGTCATACCGCCCAGCGAAATTCGCGTGCATGCACGCTGTGCGCGTTCGAATCGAACGACGCGTGTTCTTCCGTTGCGGGTGTCTTCATCACACGCTGCAGCACGCGTTCTTCGAGCTTTGCGAAGGCCGTCGACGCCCGTTCGCGCGGACGCGCCAGCGGCACGGGCTGATCGAGTGCGATGCGGCCTTCTTCGATCAGCAGGATGCGATCGGCGAGCGCGACAGCTTCCTGCACGTCGTGCGTGACGAGCAGCGCCGTGAAGCGATGCTCGCGCCACAGCCGTTCGATCAGCGCATGCATCTCGATACGGGTCAGTGCGTCGAGCGCACCGAGCGGCTCGTCGAGCAGCAGCAGTTGCGGCCGGTGCACGAGCGCACGCGCCAGCGCCACGCGTTGCCGCTGACCGCCCGACAGCTGCGCGGGCCAGTCGTTCGCGCGTTCGAGCAGACCGACTTCGGCGAGCACCGCGCGCGCATCGTCGCGCGACGAACGGCCAAGCCCGAGCATCACGTTCTGCAGCACCGTCTTCCACGGCAGCAGACGCGCGTCCTGAAACATGATCCGCGTGTCGAACGGCTGCGCGCCGTCGGCGCGTTTTTCGAGCGCGCCCGAAGTCGGCGCTTCGAGACCGGCGATCAGCCGCAGCAAGGTCGACTTGCCGCAGCCGCTGCGCCCGACGATCGATACAAAACTGCCGCGTTCGATCGACAGATCGAAGTCCGCCAGCACCGCGCGTTCGCCGTAGCGCTTGCCGACGCCGCGCAATTCGACCGATACGTCCTGCCCTTCGCGCACTCTTTCACGCAACGCGGCGCTCGCGCCTGCGCCCGATTCAGCGGCCCACTCGTGCAACGACGCCGTATCGCGATCGTGCGTGCGCGGCTGCTGCAGTTCGGCTTCGAGATCGGCGCCTGCGACGCCGCCATACGATGCGGACAAGGTGCTCGCACTCATGCTTTTCCTCCTCGCTGATACGCGGGATGCCAGCGCAGCGACACGCGTTCGAGCCCTTTCGCGAGCATGTCGGCGAGCTTGCCGAGCGCCGCGTATAGCAGAATCCCGACGACGACCACATCCGTTTGCAGAAACTCGCGCGCATTCATCGTCATGTAGCCGATGCCCGATTGCGCGGAGATCGTTTCGGCGACGATCAGCGTGACCCACATCAGTCCGAACGCGAAGCGCACGCCGACGAGAATCGACGGCAATGCGCCCGGCAAAATCACGTCGCGATACAGCGCAAAACCCTTCACGCCGTAGCTGCGCGCCATCTCGATCAGATTGGCGTCGACGGAACGGATGCCGTGATACGTGTTCACGTAGATCGGAAAGAACACGCCCAGCGCGACGAGAAACACCTTCGCTTCTTCCTCGATGCCGAACCAGAGAATCACGAGCGGGATCATCGCTAGCGCGGGGATGTTGCGGATCATCTGCACGGTCGTGTCGAGCGCGATGTCGATAGGACGAAAGAGACCCGTCGCGAGCCCGAGCACGAAGCCGATGCCGCCGCCGATCGCAAATCCCGACACCGCGCGCCACGTGCTGACTTTCACATCAGCCCACATTTCGCCCGATTCGATCAGCGACCACGCGGCCTTCACGACGGCGAGCGGTTCGGGCAGCACGCGCGTCGACAGCACGCCGCTGCGCGCAGCGAGTTCCCACGCGAGGAGAATGACGAGCGGGACGATCCACGGCGCGACTTTGCGCGCGAGCGGCGCGAAGGACGCGAGGCTTGCGCTCACAACACGGTTGCCAGTAACAGTCGACATAGACCCAAACTCCTTCAATGAAGCGATGCATCGAACACACGCATCGCTGCAAACCGATCAGCTTTGCGACGCCTTCGGCGCATAGTGATTGCCGACGATCTCGCCGAACGGCCCCGACAGCGGACCGCTCGCACTCGCGTGCTGACGTCCCGGCAGCAGCGGAAACACCAGTTCTGCGAAGCGATACGACTCTTCGAGATGCGGATAGCCGGACAGAATGAACGTCTCGATGCCAAGCTCCGCGTATTCCTGCATGCGCGCCGCGACCTGCTCGGGACTGCCGACGAGCGCCGTGCCCGCTCCGCCCCGCACGAGCCCCACGCCCGCCCACAAGTTCGGATAAATCTCGAGATCCTTGCGCGAGCCGAGCTTGCCGCCGTGCAGCGCGGCCATGCGCCGCTGCCCTTCGGAATCCATCTTCGAGAACGACGCCTGCGCGCGCGCGACGGTTTCATCGTCGAGCCTGCTGATGAGCTTGTCGGCGGCGGCCCACGCTTCGTCTTCCGTCTCGCGCACGATCACGTGCAGACGGATGCCGAAGCGGATCGTGCGACCATGCTGCGCGGCGCGGGCGCGGATGTCGGCGATCTTCTTCGCGACAGCTTCGGGCGGCTCGCCCCAGGTGAGATACGTGTCGATGTGCTCGCCCGCCATCTCGTGCGCAGCGGGCGACGAGCCGCCGAACCATAGCGGCGGATGCGGATTCTGCACAGGCGGATACAGCAGCTTGCCGCCCTTCGACTTCAGATGCCTGCCAATGAAATCGACGCTCTCGCCGTGGTGCGCGGCCGCCAGCTGGCCACGCCAGATGCGCAGGAATTCATCGGTGATTTCGTAGCGCGTGTCGTGATCGACGAAGAGTCCGTCGCCTTCGAGCTCCGCCGCGTCGCCGCCCGTCACGACGTTGATCAAGAGACGCCCGCCCGACAGACGGTCGAAGGTCGCCGCCATGCGCGCCGACAAGCCCGGCGACGTGATGCCCGGGCGGATCGCAACGAGAAACTTGAGGCGCTTCGTCGCGGGAATCAGGCTCGATGCAACGACCCACGCGTCTTCGCACGAACGGCCCGTCGGCAGCAGCACGCCTTCGTAGCCAAGCGTATCGGCGGCGACGGCGATCTGCCGGAAGTAGTCGTAATCAGCTGCGCGCGCGCCTTGCGACGTGCCGAGATAGCGGCTGTCGCCGTGAGTCGGGATGAACCAGAACACATTCATGTGCTGCTCCTGCGTTGTTCGTGTGATGTCGAATGAGACGTGCCGGTCGCGCTTTGCGCAGGCGTGAGCACGCCCCGCCGCGCACGGGCGGTGCATCAAAACCGGGTTGATTGAAGAAGACTGCGCGTCAGCAGCGACAGCGAAGCGACCCGTGAAGTGGGCCGTGAAGTGGGCCGTGAAGCGGGCCGTGAAGCGGGCCGTAAAGCGGGCAATTGACGCGCGCCACGGACCATGCCGCCGGGCACACGCGCATGAGCATCGGATGGCACATCGCGACGGTTTCTCTCAAATGAATCGATATGAATGGCGCACGCAACGCATGGTCAGCCGCCTGAGCGATGCGTACCGTCGCCTGCATGGGAAAACAGTCTATGGACCGCGCTCTTTCTTTTGAACGATTTTTTTGAGCTTAGGTTTTCCACTTTCGTGATTTACCTGACGTTGCAGCATACGTAGCAAAAGCGCACGGGACGCATGCCAGCGCACCAAAACCCGCGCCCGCCGCCGATATAATGGCGCTCGTTCCGATCAACCTGCACGGGCTACGCCAAGTCGACGACGCCCGGCGACTGCCGCTGTCAAGCATGCAAAAAATTATCCTGCCGTTCGTGTCCGGCTTTCTGGCGTCGCTGTTCTTTCACGAGTCGACGCTCGCGCTTCTGCACGCCGCCGGCCTCATCGACCCGACAGGGTTTTCGACGGCGCCGTTCGTGCCCGTCGGCTTGCCGGAATTCATCGCAAACGCGATCTGGTGTTCAGTGTGGGCCGTGCTGATGGCGTGGCTGCTGCGCGTGTCGCCCGAACGGCCAGCGCCGTGGGTTCAGGCGTTCCTGTTCGGCGGCATCGTGCTGACGGCGGCGGGCGTGTTCGTGGTCGATCCCATTCGCGGCATCTGGCCGACGGGCAACATGCTGCCGCGCCTCGCGCTCGGCTTCGCGTCGAACGCGATGTGGGGCTGGGGCGCGCTCGTGTTCATGCGCGCCTTCATGACCAGCGAGGACTGAGCGCCCCGCTCTTTCCTTTTTAACGTCAGCCCTGGAGATCGCGCAACGGATGCTCGTTCGCGGCCCACGGGCTCTCGAACATCTTCTCCACGTCCGCGCGCGTCACGTCTTCGATTCGCGCGAACCGCCACTTCGGCTGATTGTCCTTGTCGATGATGCGCGCGCGGATGCCTTCCGGCGCGTCGCCGCGCTCGAACGACGAGCGCGTCAGATCGAGATCGCGTCGCAGGCATTCCGCCATCGTGCCTTCGGCGCGCGTCACCACTTCCAGCGATACCGCCATCGACAGCGGCGAACGTTCGCGCAGCACCGCGCCCGTCTGCTCGGCCCAGTCGGCATAGGCGCAATCGCCTTCGAGATCGAGCGAACGGATGATCTGCGCGACGTCGGACAGCGCGAAGTGCCTGTCGATCAGCATGCGGGCGTCGGCGAGCGGCGAGACGTCGGGCAACGGCGTGACCCGGTGCTGTTCCGCTTCCTGCTGCACGCACGCGACCACATCAGCGCCCACCTCGAAGCTCTGCGACTTCAGACGATCGATCAACGCGGGAATCGCGTCGTCGGGCAGAAAAGCGTCGGCGAGACCGGCGTAGAGCGCATCGGCGGCGCCGATGGTTTCGCCCGTCACGGCCAGATAACGGCCGATCGCGCCCGGCGTGCGCGCGAGGAACCAGCCCGCGCCGACATCGGGAAACAGGCCGATGCGCGTTTCCGGCATCGCCATACGCGTAGTGGACGTCACGACCCGCAAGCCGCCCGTGCGATGCGCGCCCTGCGAAATGCCCATGCCGCCGCCCATCACGATGCCGTTCATGAACGCGATATACGGTTTCGTGTAGGTGAAGATCGCGTGATCGAGCTTGTATTCGTCGATGAAAAACGTATCGACGGCATCGCCGTCGCCGCGCCGGAACGCGTCGTACAGATAGCGGATGTCGCCGCCCGCGCAGAACGCGCGCTCGCTCGTGCTGCGCACGACGACGGCGAGCACATCGGGATCGTCGCGCCATTGATCGAGCGTCGCCTGCATCGCGCGCATCATGTCGAGCGATAGCGCGTTGAGCGCCTTCGGGCGGTTCAGCTCGATGAAGCCGATGCGGTTGGCGACATAGGCGATGAGTTCGTCGGAGGCGAGGCGCGATTCGGGTGTCGACATGGCGTGTGCGTGAAGCGGTTCAATGGATGTGCGACGCCAACGGTAGCACGCGTCATCGAGTTCTTCAGTGAAACCGGCAATGCGCGTCGGCACTCAGCCTGATTACGCGGTGTCCGCTTTGGATGGCGCACTGCGGCGCGGCTTGACTGCCTTCTCGCTGTGTCCGCTTGCATCGTTTTCCGATGCGGCGCCGGCATCGTCCGCTTCGCCCGCACCCGCGCCGAACCACGCGACGAGCGCTGCATCGATCACGGCATCGAGCGGCGCACGCGGGAACACCGGGCAAGTCAGATGCAACGCGACGATACCGTGCATCGTCGCCCAGAACGCCTCGGCGCATACCAGGCTGTCGGGCGCACCGCGCAGGCGGCCTTCTTCCTTGAGCGCATCGATCGATTCGACCATCAGGCGAAACGCCGCGTCGTCCGCCTTTTCAGCGTCATCCGCGCCCTCGCCGCCGACGAGCGCCGCACCCGTGTACGACGGATCTTCCATGAAGATCAGCCGGTAGGTCTCCGGATGCGCGACGCCGAACGCGACGTACGCCCGGCCGATCGCCTTCAGCCGCTCGGCGGGATCGGCAATGGCGACGAGCGGTTCGAAGGTGGCGAGCAGTTGCGCGTAACCCTCCGCGCACAGCGCGCGCGCGATCGCGTCGCGGCTCTCGAAGTGCAGATACAGCGTGGCGGGCGAGTACTCGATCGCGTCGGCGATCTTGCGCATGGACAGCGCGCCAAAGCCCTCGCGCATCACGATGCGCCGCGCGGCATCGAGGATGCGTTCGCGTAGCTCTTGCTTCTGGCGTGTCTTTCGTTCGGCGATTCCCATACCGACGATTTTCAGGTTGACAAACTGAAAAGTCAAATTAAACTGAACATCGTTCAGTGAACAGTGTTCAGTAAATTTCTTGCGCTCAGTCCGGCTGCCGGAACCGGGCGCCCTGGCCTGGTGCATTCGATGGGAGACGTCATGGAAAACGCAGCACAGATCGGACTTTTTGGCGCGGCGGGTGCCGCCGGACGCAGCATCGCTCACGCGCTCAGCGCGGCGGGACGGCGTTATCGCGTGATTGGACGTGGGCGTGAGGCGCTGCAGGCGTCGTTCGGACACGATCCGCTCGCGGAAATCGTCACGTGGAATTCGGACGATCCCGCCACGATCGCCGCTGCCGCGGCGGGCTTGCAGACGGCCGTGTATCTCGTCGGCGTGCCGTATCACCAGTTCGACCGGCATCCCGTCCTGATGCAAAAGACGCTCGACGGCTTGCGCGCCGCCGGCGTACAGCGCCTGATCCTGATCGGCACGGTGTATCCGTACGGGCGTCCGCGCGCCCTGCCCGTTACGGAATCTCACCCGCGCGAGCCGCACACGTTCAAGGGCAAGATGCGGCTCGCGCAGGAAAACCTCGTCATCGACGCGCACGGACATCACGGACTCGAAACGCTCGTGCTGCGCCTGCCCGATTTCTACGGTCCGGGCGTCGAACGCAGCTTTCTGCATGGCGTGTTCGAAGGCGCGGCGAGCGGCTCGCGCGCGCAGATGATCGGCCCGATCGACGTGCCGCATGAGTTCGTGTTCATGCCCGACGTCGGCGCCGTCGTCGAACGGCTGTCGCGTACGCCTGAAGCGTTCGGCCGCGTGCTGCATCTGGCGGGTGCGGGCACGATCACGCAGCGTGAAATCGCCGAACGCGCTTACGCGCTCGCGCAGCGCGAACCCAGGCTGATGGTGGCGGGCAAGACGATGTTGCGCGTGATGGGTCTCGTGAACCCGATGCTGCGCGAACTGGTGGAAATGCATTACCTGCTGACGGCCCCCGTCGTGCTCGACGACTCGGCGCTGACGACGCTGATCG
This genomic interval from Paraburkholderia sabiae contains the following:
- a CDS encoding ATP-binding cassette domain-containing protein, which codes for MSASTLSASYGGVAGADLEAELQQPRTHDRDTASLHEWAAESGAGASAALRERVREGQDVSVELRGVGKRYGERAVLADFDLSIERGSFVSIVGRSGCGKSTLLRLIAGLEAPTSGALEKRADGAQPFDTRIMFQDARLLPWKTVLQNVMLGLGRSSRDDARAVLAEVGLLERANDWPAQLSGGQRQRVALARALVHRPQLLLLDEPLGALDALTRIEMHALIERLWREHRFTALLVTHDVQEAVALADRILLIEEGRIALDQPVPLARPRERASTAFAKLEERVLQRVMKTPATEEHASFDSNAHSVHAREFRWAV
- the ssuC gene encoding aliphatic sulfonate ABC transporter permease SsuC, which encodes MSTVTGNRVVSASLASFAPLARKVAPWIVPLVILLAWELAARSGVLSTRVLPEPLAVVKAAWSLIESGEMWADVKVSTWRAVSGFAIGGGIGFVLGLATGLFRPIDIALDTTVQMIRNIPALAMIPLVILWFGIEEEAKVFLVALGVFFPIYVNTYHGIRSVDANLIEMARSYGVKGFALYRDVILPGALPSILVGVRFAFGLMWVTLIVAETISAQSGIGYMTMNAREFLQTDVVVVGILLYAALGKLADMLAKGLERVSLRWHPAYQRGGKA
- the ssuD gene encoding FMNH2-dependent alkanesulfonate monooxygenase translates to MNVFWFIPTHGDSRYLGTSQGARAADYDYFRQIAVAADTLGYEGVLLPTGRSCEDAWVVASSLIPATKRLKFLVAIRPGITSPGLSARMAATFDRLSGGRLLINVVTGGDAAELEGDGLFVDHDTRYEITDEFLRIWRGQLAAAHHGESVDFIGRHLKSKGGKLLYPPVQNPHPPLWFGGSSPAAHEMAGEHIDTYLTWGEPPEAVAKKIADIRARAAQHGRTIRFGIRLHVIVRETEDEAWAAADKLISRLDDETVARAQASFSKMDSEGQRRMAALHGGKLGSRKDLEIYPNLWAGVGLVRGGAGTALVGSPEQVAARMQEYAELGIETFILSGYPHLEESYRFAELVFPLLPGRQHASASGPLSGPFGEIVGNHYAPKASQS
- a CDS encoding enoyl-CoA hydratase/isomerase family protein; this encodes MSTPESRLASDELIAYVANRIGFIELNRPKALNALSLDMMRAMQATLDQWRDDPDVLAVVVRSTSERAFCAGGDIRYLYDAFRRGDGDAVDTFFIDEYKLDHAIFTYTKPYIAFMNGIVMGGGMGISQGAHRTGGLRVVTSTTRMAMPETRIGLFPDVGAGWFLARTPGAIGRYLAVTGETIGAADALYAGLADAFLPDDAIPALIDRLKSQSFEVGADVVACVQQEAEQHRVTPLPDVSPLADARMLIDRHFALSDVAQIIRSLDLEGDCAYADWAEQTGAVLRERSPLSMAVSLEVVTRAEGTMAECLRRDLDLTRSSFERGDAPEGIRARIIDKDNQPKWRFARIEDVTRADVEKMFESPWAANEHPLRDLQG
- a CDS encoding TetR/AcrR family transcriptional regulator: MGIAERKTRQKQELRERILDAARRIVMREGFGALSMRKIADAIEYSPATLYLHFESRDAIARALCAEGYAQLLATFEPLVAIADPAERLKAIGRAYVAFGVAHPETYRLIFMEDPSYTGAALVGGEGADDAEKADDAAFRLMVESIDALKEEGRLRGAPDSLVCAEAFWATMHGIVALHLTCPVFPRAPLDAVIDAALVAWFGAGAGEADDAGAASENDASGHSEKAVKPRRSAPSKADTA
- a CDS encoding NAD-dependent epimerase/dehydratase family protein, whose translation is MENAAQIGLFGAAGAAGRSIAHALSAAGRRYRVIGRGREALQASFGHDPLAEIVTWNSDDPATIAAAAAGLQTAVYLVGVPYHQFDRHPVLMQKTLDGLRAAGVQRLILIGTVYPYGRPRALPVTESHPREPHTFKGKMRLAQENLVIDAHGHHGLETLVLRLPDFYGPGVERSFLHGVFEGAASGSRAQMIGPIDVPHEFVFMPDVGAVVERLSRTPEAFGRVLHLAGAGTITQREIAERAYALAQREPRLMVAGKTMLRVMGLVNPMLRELVEMHYLLTAPVVLDDSALTTLIGPVVKTSYESGIAQSLAAAQRAVRQGSVQAA